From the Streptomyces sp. Tu 2975 genome, one window contains:
- a CDS encoding TerD family protein, translated as MTLAAADLDVSNLPAYAHDWALVDVETSGLVARRDRVLSVAVVTVGPDGQQTGEFSTLLDPGCDPGPVHVHGLTAERLRGAPAFEEVAQRIAGMLEGRVLVAHNAQFDYDFLAHEFARAGVLLPVARRLCTLALNRRVDPPTQDLRLGTLAAHYGVPRLRAHDALDDTRVLAGVLRASLREAARLDLPLPFVTCPPRQDARFTPSPPKTPCAFRNPGRMAMGGPLVQGMKIAVTGATATARAELVHRAVAAGLNVMSSVSRHTGVLVTNDRSSGSAKARRAVAEGVPVIDEQEFLRLLEDVRPGTAHEASTQAGAPAPSTTVPMPTAAPSTTVPVPAAAPVPAARESAAHEPLSTAPTPVPAPREPVSTAPAPVPTAPAPVPAVREADPAGPLRGRRVLVLGGTHPEAASARVRVVELGGAAAINLSSGVTDVVLLAGAEADRRMRRIETLRIPAYEEAWLDAPVVAPVPAWSERRQGPQVLPRGGVVDLPDRRAGSLWSVSATWAQQTTCEIDLVAFLVDEDDQVSCDEHFVFYGAPESPDGAVRLLTDGPTEQTVTADLGALPPAVRRVVVAAAIDGTPTFGDVGAVQVTTGPGGSAAPLAQAALDAATTERTLLLAELYRRGPLWRFRAVGQGYDHGLAALARGYGVDVAD; from the coding sequence ATGACTCTCGCCGCCGCGGATCTCGATGTATCCAACTTGCCCGCATACGCCCATGATTGGGCGCTCGTCGATGTGGAGACCTCGGGGCTCGTGGCACGGCGGGACCGGGTGTTGTCGGTAGCCGTGGTGACCGTCGGGCCGGACGGGCAGCAGACCGGCGAGTTCTCGACGCTGCTGGACCCGGGGTGCGACCCGGGCCCGGTCCACGTCCATGGGCTCACGGCCGAGCGGCTGCGCGGAGCGCCGGCGTTCGAGGAGGTCGCGCAGCGGATCGCGGGGATGCTCGAGGGCCGGGTGCTCGTCGCGCACAACGCGCAGTTCGACTACGACTTCCTCGCCCACGAGTTCGCCCGCGCCGGGGTGTTGCTGCCTGTCGCCAGGCGGCTGTGCACGCTGGCGCTGAACCGGCGGGTCGACCCGCCGACGCAGGATCTCCGGCTCGGGACACTCGCCGCCCACTACGGCGTGCCCCGACTACGGGCGCACGACGCCCTCGACGACACGCGGGTGCTGGCCGGTGTGCTGCGCGCGTCCCTGCGGGAGGCGGCGCGGCTGGACCTGCCGCTGCCGTTCGTCACCTGCCCGCCCCGGCAGGACGCGCGGTTCACCCCGAGCCCGCCGAAGACGCCCTGCGCCTTCCGGAATCCCGGCCGGATGGCCATGGGCGGACCGCTCGTGCAGGGCATGAAGATCGCCGTCACGGGCGCGACGGCAACGGCCCGCGCGGAGTTGGTGCACAGGGCCGTGGCCGCCGGGCTCAATGTGATGAGCTCCGTCAGCCGGCACACCGGCGTCCTGGTGACGAACGACCGGTCCTCCGGTTCGGCCAAGGCGCGGCGGGCCGTCGCCGAGGGAGTGCCCGTCATCGACGAGCAGGAGTTCCTGAGGCTGCTCGAAGACGTGCGGCCGGGCACGGCGCACGAGGCGTCGACCCAGGCCGGCGCTCCCGCCCCCTCGACCACCGTTCCCATGCCGACCGCCGCCCCCTCGACCACCGTTCCCGTGCCGGCCGCCGCGCCCGTACCCGCCGCACGCGAGTCCGCTGCCCACGAACCCCTGTCCACCGCGCCCACTCCCGTCCCCGCGCCACGCGAGCCCGTGTCCACCGCGCCGGCCCCCGTGCCCACCGCGCCGGCACCCGTCCCCGCCGTGCGGGAGGCCGACCCGGCCGGGCCGCTGCGTGGGCGGCGGGTGCTGGTGCTCGGCGGGACACACCCCGAGGCGGCGTCCGCCCGGGTCCGTGTCGTCGAGCTCGGAGGCGCCGCGGCGATCAACCTGTCCTCCGGCGTCACCGATGTCGTCCTGCTGGCCGGCGCGGAGGCCGACCGCCGGATGCGGCGGATCGAGACGCTCCGGATCCCGGCGTACGAGGAAGCGTGGCTGGACGCGCCCGTCGTCGCCCCGGTGCCCGCATGGAGCGAGCGGCGGCAGGGCCCACAGGTGCTGCCGAGGGGCGGTGTCGTCGATCTGCCCGACCGCCGTGCCGGGTCCCTGTGGAGCGTCAGTGCCACCTGGGCGCAGCAGACGACCTGCGAGATCGACCTCGTCGCGTTCCTCGTCGACGAGGACGACCAGGTGTCCTGCGACGAGCACTTCGTCTTCTACGGAGCGCCGGAAAGCCCGGACGGAGCCGTACGGCTGCTGACCGACGGCCCGACGGAGCAGACGGTCACCGCCGATCTCGGCGCGCTGCCGCCGGCGGTCAGGCGGGTCGTCGTAGCGGCGGCGATCGACGGCACACCGACGTTCGGCGACGTCGGCGCCGTGCAGGTGACCACCGGACCCGGCGGGAGCGCCGCTCCGCTCGCTCAGGCGGCCCTGGACGCCGCCACCACGGAGCGGACGCTGCTGCTCGCCGAGCTATACCGCCGCGGACCACTGTGGCGCTTCCGGGCCGTGGGCCAGGGCTACGACCACGGGCTGGCGGCGCTCGCCCGCGGCTACGGAGTCGATGTCGCGGACTGA
- a CDS encoding PP2C family protein-serine/threonine phosphatase translates to MGIVALVDVTAGSSVGFLALVSLGPAFAGLVGGWRRTALIGVLSLGFCFGLGIYDGVLGERRWYSAMASVAGVTGAGVAAAVMRQRREAELASMRSIAEVAQRVLLRPVPRTAGHLRVAVSYTSAVAEARIGGDLYEVVTSPGGVRVIVGDVQGKGLEAVETAAVVLGAFREAAHEEESLAGVGERLERALDRELQGGEKFVTAVLAELEPGKGVTLLNYGHPAPMVVRSDGTVSFAEPPRRALPLGLGLHGTSAPEPFTADFAPGDQMFLYTDGVTETRDRGGRFYPLGERGHLLRTQDPEAALAELRADLEQYAQAPPHDDAAMLLIRHRRE, encoded by the coding sequence ATGGGCATAGTCGCCCTGGTCGACGTGACGGCCGGGTCGAGCGTGGGATTTCTCGCCCTCGTCTCGCTCGGTCCCGCCTTCGCCGGACTCGTGGGCGGATGGCGGCGCACGGCACTGATCGGCGTCCTGTCGCTGGGCTTCTGCTTCGGCCTCGGGATCTACGACGGGGTGCTCGGCGAACGCCGCTGGTACTCCGCCATGGCCTCGGTCGCCGGGGTGACCGGAGCGGGTGTGGCGGCCGCGGTGATGCGGCAGCGACGGGAGGCGGAACTCGCCAGCATGCGTTCCATCGCGGAGGTCGCGCAGCGCGTGCTGCTGCGGCCGGTGCCGCGCACGGCGGGCCATCTGCGGGTTGCCGTCTCCTACACCTCGGCGGTCGCGGAAGCCCGTATCGGCGGCGACCTGTACGAGGTGGTCACCTCACCGGGCGGCGTGCGGGTCATCGTCGGCGACGTCCAGGGGAAGGGGCTCGAGGCGGTCGAGACGGCAGCGGTCGTCCTCGGCGCCTTCCGGGAGGCGGCGCACGAGGAAGAGAGCCTGGCAGGCGTCGGCGAGCGGCTCGAGAGGGCCCTCGACCGGGAGCTTCAGGGCGGAGAGAAGTTCGTCACCGCGGTGCTCGCGGAACTGGAGCCGGGCAAGGGCGTGACCCTGCTCAACTACGGGCATCCCGCGCCGATGGTCGTGCGCAGCGACGGAACGGTCTCCTTCGCGGAGCCGCCCCGGCGTGCCCTGCCGCTCGGGCTCGGCCTCCATGGGACCTCCGCCCCGGAGCCGTTCACCGCCGACTTCGCGCCCGGCGACCAGATGTTCCTGTACACCGACGGAGTCACCGAGACCCGCGACCGGGGCGGCCGGTTCTACCCGCTCGGCGAGCGCGGCCATCTGTTGAGAACCCAGGATCCGGAGGCGGCGCTGGCGGAACTCCGCGCGGACCTGGAGCAGTACGCACAGGCACCGCCGCACGACGACGCCGCGATGCTGCTGATCCGCCACCGCCGGGAGTGA
- a CDS encoding alpha-hydroxy acid oxidase, whose protein sequence is MTANTAGPAGSVGSGSSGSGSVASGSPAAGGTASTAPVTAAPGLEQRARAVLPSAAYEFYAAGADEHISASEATDAWRARRLLPRVLRDVSSVDTGLELLGSSLALPVLAAPTAFHRMAHDEGEVATAAGVAAAGSLMVLSSRATRHPEDVAVAAGPWWYQVYWLRDRDVTRRQVERATAAGARALVLTVDAPYVPPRTTAPLPLPRDDELCRSVGAGTRLPGWEQDPSVGPGTISELQRMSGLPVLVKGVMRADDAEVCVAAGAAGVIVSNHGGRQLDRAAATADVLPSVVRAVGDRVPVLVDGGIRTGTDVLVAMALGARAVLTGRPVLWALAVDGAEGVSGLLDSYRRQLSTAMALAGAARLSEVGPDLLHS, encoded by the coding sequence ATGACGGCGAACACGGCCGGCCCTGCCGGCTCCGTGGGCTCCGGCTCCTCCGGCTCGGGCTCCGTGGCCTCCGGCTCCCCGGCCGCCGGCGGTACCGCGTCCACCGCTCCGGTGACGGCCGCCCCGGGGCTGGAGCAGCGGGCGAGAGCCGTACTGCCCAGCGCGGCCTACGAGTTCTACGCGGCCGGCGCCGACGAGCACATCAGCGCGTCGGAGGCGACCGACGCCTGGCGCGCCCGGCGGCTGCTGCCCCGGGTCCTGCGGGACGTGTCCAGCGTCGATACCGGTCTGGAGCTGCTCGGCAGCAGCCTGGCCCTGCCGGTGCTGGCCGCTCCGACCGCCTTCCACCGGATGGCGCACGACGAGGGCGAGGTGGCCACGGCGGCGGGCGTGGCCGCCGCCGGTTCGCTGATGGTGCTCTCCTCGCGGGCCACCCGGCACCCGGAGGACGTCGCCGTCGCGGCCGGTCCCTGGTGGTACCAGGTCTACTGGCTGCGGGACCGGGACGTGACCCGCCGTCAGGTCGAACGGGCCACCGCGGCCGGCGCCCGCGCCCTCGTGCTGACCGTCGACGCCCCTTATGTGCCGCCGCGGACGACGGCCCCGCTGCCGCTCCCGCGGGACGACGAGCTGTGCAGGTCTGTGGGGGCGGGCACGCGGCTGCCCGGCTGGGAGCAGGACCCGTCCGTGGGCCCGGGAACGATCAGCGAGCTCCAGCGGATGTCCGGTCTTCCGGTGCTGGTCAAGGGCGTCATGCGGGCGGACGACGCCGAGGTCTGCGTGGCTGCGGGTGCCGCCGGCGTGATCGTCTCCAACCACGGCGGCCGCCAGCTCGACCGGGCGGCCGCGACGGCCGACGTACTGCCTTCGGTGGTGCGGGCCGTCGGCGACCGGGTGCCCGTCCTCGTCGACGGCGGCATCCGCACCGGTACGGACGTCCTGGTCGCCATGGCCCTCGGGGCACGCGCCGTTCTGACGGGCCGTCCGGTGCTCTGGGCCCTCGCGGTGGACGGCGCTGAGGGAGTGAGCGGGCTGCTGGACTCCTACCGCCGCCAGCTCTCCACCGCCATGGCCCTGGCCGGCGCCGCCCGCCTCAGCGAGGTCGGACCGGATCTGCTGCACTCATGA
- a CDS encoding anthrone oxygenase family protein, with protein MATLLLALAVVSTGLYAGFFVIFQTGIMPALATLSDEQFVPAMRRINEKVPRGTFMLAFLGSLGFPVAVLFVPVDGRTATDRWLVVAALVCAFIGHVITSAGNVPLNNALAAAENSPRHAREVRAAFEGKWNAFHLVRTLFALAAFVLMVCAATS; from the coding sequence ATGGCCACCCTTCTCCTCGCCCTCGCCGTCGTGTCCACCGGTCTGTACGCCGGCTTCTTCGTGATCTTCCAGACGGGCATCATGCCCGCGCTCGCGACCCTGTCCGACGAACAGTTCGTGCCGGCCATGCGCCGCATCAACGAGAAGGTGCCACGGGGCACGTTCATGCTGGCCTTCCTCGGCAGCCTGGGATTCCCCGTAGCGGTGCTCTTCGTCCCTGTCGACGGCCGTACCGCCACCGATCGTTGGCTGGTCGTCGCCGCCCTCGTCTGCGCGTTCATCGGCCACGTCATCACCAGCGCCGGGAACGTCCCGCTCAACAACGCCCTCGCGGCGGCCGAGAACTCACCACGGCACGCCCGTGAGGTCCGGGCCGCGTTCGAGGGCAAGTGGAACGCTTTCCACTTGGTTCGCACGCTGTTCGCCCTCGCCGCGTTCGTGCTCATGGTGTGCGCCGCGACATCCTGA
- a CDS encoding ABC transporter permease, with the protein MSAPVATGTTTPVIVGSAPGYRARRTLPLRVEAMRQLKRRRTLVMAGVLGALPLVLIAAFAIGGTPDGRDNGRITLMDTATASGANFAATCLFVSAGFLLVVPVALFHGDTVASEANWSSLRYLLAAPVPRTRLLWSKLAVALGFSAAAMLLLPLVGLVSGTIAYGWGPLELPTGGSLAAADTLARIGLVVAFVFVSQLVTAGLAFWLSTKTDAPLGAVGGAVGLTIVGNVLDAVTALGGWREVLPAHWQFAWIDALQPQLEWSGMLKGSAVSVTYALVLFALAFRNFARKDIVS; encoded by the coding sequence ATGAGCGCGCCCGTGGCAACCGGCACGACGACGCCCGTGATCGTGGGGTCCGCGCCCGGCTACCGTGCCCGCCGCACGCTGCCGCTGCGGGTGGAGGCGATGCGGCAGCTGAAGCGCCGCCGGACGCTGGTGATGGCCGGGGTGCTGGGCGCGCTGCCGCTCGTCCTGATCGCTGCCTTCGCGATCGGCGGCACCCCGGACGGCCGGGACAACGGCCGGATCACGCTGATGGACACCGCCACGGCGTCGGGTGCGAACTTCGCGGCCACCTGCCTGTTCGTCTCGGCCGGCTTCCTTCTCGTGGTGCCGGTGGCGCTGTTCCACGGCGACACCGTCGCGTCGGAGGCCAACTGGTCGTCCCTGCGTTATCTGCTGGCCGCACCGGTACCGCGCACCAGACTGCTGTGGTCCAAGCTGGCCGTGGCGCTGGGCTTCAGCGCGGCGGCGATGCTGCTCCTGCCGCTGGTGGGCCTGGTCTCCGGGACGATCGCCTACGGCTGGGGGCCGCTGGAGCTGCCCACCGGCGGATCGCTGGCGGCCGCCGACACCCTGGCCCGGATCGGCCTGGTCGTGGCGTTCGTGTTCGTCTCCCAACTGGTGACCGCCGGGCTCGCGTTCTGGCTCTCCACGAAGACCGACGCGCCGCTGGGAGCGGTCGGCGGAGCCGTGGGCCTGACGATCGTCGGCAACGTGCTCGACGCGGTCACCGCGCTGGGCGGCTGGCGCGAAGTCCTTCCCGCCCATTGGCAGTTCGCCTGGATCGACGCCCTCCAGCCGCAGTTGGAGTGGAGCGGCATGCTGAAGGGCTCCGCGGTCTCCGTCACGTACGCGCTGGTCCTGTTCGCCCTCGCGTTCCGCAACTTCGCCCGCAAGGACATCGTCTCGTAG
- a CDS encoding alpha/beta fold hydrolase has translation MEIRLPRPRGRWFAGVAAFAVLAGAGTWTAVADDAAPAVHREDRVHGMPGAKIDTSYFTSGGDERRPAVLLGHGFGGSKEDVRAQAEQLARDGYAVLTWSARGFGRSTGQIGLNDPDREVKDVSRLIDWLAKRPEVTLDADGDPRVGMSGSSYGGAISLLGAAYDRRVDAIAPQITYWNLADALFPDGVFKKLWAGIFFSTGSAASLDTAPGSGQVRPDTPEEPPAGEVPEGRDQAAAPSGEAAAPAPENPAGCGPFEPALCAMYERVAVAGKPDAEARELLESRSPSAVGDRIRTPALIVQGRSDSLFPLSHADAMAKTIRANGAPVAVDWIAGGHDGGDRETGRVEGRIGDWFDRYLKQDKSVDTGPPFRVSRTGGVDSTDGQALLRGATGPAYPGLTDGTRQFALAGREQRFSNPAGGTPPAISAVPGLSGGAGALSSLGIGLSLDFPGQFASFASKPLDTSVRITGSPTVRVKVASDSGDAVLFGKVYDVGPDGRQQVLPSQLVAPVRVEDAKAGKEVELTLPAVDHEVDAGHRLRLVLSATDLGYASPAAPATYTVSLAGQLSVPTAPAVKTQAAGLPWWVWAMPAAGAVVAAALLLTARRRTLAPPPDAERADVPLEITGLAKKYSRSADRYAVRDLSFRVEKGQVLGLLGPNGAGKTTTLRMLMGLIRPDAGEIRVFGHAIRPGAPVLSRVGAFVEGAGFLPHLSGRDNLELYWQATGRPAADAHIEEALEIAGLGDALARAVRTYSQGMRQRLAIAQAMLGMPDLLILDEPTNGLDPPQIREMRDVMIRYAEGGRTVIVSSHLLSEVEQSCTHLVVMDRGRLVQAGPVAEITGESDTLLVTTDGEVPEQLVEKIAALPGIGSAVRTGDGLLVRLDGATATEMITELVRMDVPLTGVGPHRRLEDAFLTLIGGSA, from the coding sequence ATGGAGATCCGACTTCCCCGGCCGCGGGGCCGATGGTTCGCGGGCGTCGCCGCCTTCGCCGTGCTCGCCGGCGCCGGTACGTGGACCGCCGTCGCCGACGACGCCGCGCCCGCCGTGCACCGCGAGGACCGGGTGCACGGCATGCCCGGGGCGAAGATCGACACCTCGTACTTCACCAGCGGCGGCGACGAACGGCGGCCCGCCGTCCTGCTCGGGCACGGCTTCGGCGGCAGCAAGGAGGACGTCCGTGCGCAGGCCGAGCAGCTGGCCCGTGACGGGTACGCCGTACTGACGTGGTCGGCCCGCGGCTTCGGCCGCTCCACCGGGCAGATCGGACTCAACGACCCCGACCGCGAGGTCAAGGACGTCTCCCGGCTGATCGACTGGCTGGCGAAGCGGCCCGAGGTGACGCTGGACGCCGACGGCGACCCGCGCGTCGGCATGAGCGGCTCCTCGTACGGCGGCGCGATCTCCCTGCTCGGTGCGGCGTACGACCGCCGGGTCGACGCGATCGCACCCCAGATCACGTACTGGAACCTCGCGGACGCCCTGTTTCCCGACGGCGTCTTCAAGAAGCTGTGGGCCGGCATCTTCTTCTCGACCGGCTCCGCCGCCTCCCTGGACACAGCCCCCGGAAGCGGCCAGGTCCGGCCCGACACCCCCGAGGAGCCGCCCGCGGGCGAGGTCCCGGAAGGCCGGGACCAGGCCGCCGCCCCGTCCGGCGAGGCCGCCGCGCCCGCCCCCGAGAACCCGGCCGGGTGCGGGCCGTTCGAGCCCGCCCTGTGCGCGATGTACGAGCGGGTCGCCGTGGCCGGCAAGCCCGATGCCGAGGCCCGCGAGCTTCTCGAGAGCCGCAGCCCCTCCGCGGTCGGCGACCGCATCAGGACGCCCGCGCTGATCGTGCAGGGCCGGTCCGACTCGCTGTTCCCGCTCTCGCACGCCGACGCCATGGCGAAGACGATCCGCGCCAACGGCGCACCCGTCGCCGTCGACTGGATCGCCGGCGGCCACGACGGCGGCGACCGGGAGACCGGCCGTGTCGAGGGCCGCATCGGCGACTGGTTCGACCGGTACCTGAAGCAGGACAAGAGCGTGGACACCGGTCCCCCCTTCCGCGTCAGCCGCACCGGCGGCGTCGACTCCACCGACGGGCAGGCGCTGCTGCGCGGAGCGACCGGCCCCGCCTACCCCGGCCTGACCGACGGCACCCGGCAGTTCGCGCTCGCCGGACGCGAGCAGCGGTTCTCCAACCCCGCGGGCGGCACCCCGCCGGCCATCTCCGCCGTCCCCGGCCTCAGCGGCGGCGCCGGCGCGCTGTCCTCCCTGGGCATCGGCCTGTCCCTGGACTTCCCCGGCCAGTTCGCGAGTTTCGCGTCGAAGCCCCTCGACACCTCGGTCCGCATCACCGGCTCGCCCACCGTCAGGGTGAAGGTGGCCTCGGACAGCGGCGACGCCGTCCTGTTCGGCAAGGTCTACGACGTCGGACCGGACGGCAGGCAGCAGGTGCTGCCCTCACAGCTCGTCGCCCCCGTACGGGTCGAGGACGCGAAGGCCGGCAAGGAGGTCGAGCTGACCCTGCCGGCCGTCGACCACGAGGTCGACGCCGGGCACCGGCTGCGTCTCGTGCTGTCGGCGACCGACCTCGGCTACGCGTCCCCGGCGGCCCCCGCCACGTACACCGTCTCCCTCGCCGGGCAGCTTTCCGTGCCCACCGCGCCCGCCGTGAAGACGCAAGCGGCCGGCCTGCCGTGGTGGGTGTGGGCGATGCCCGCCGCGGGCGCGGTCGTGGCAGCGGCCCTGCTCCTCACCGCCCGTCGCCGCACCCTCGCCCCGCCGCCCGACGCGGAACGCGCCGATGTGCCGCTGGAGATCACCGGACTCGCCAAGAAGTACTCCCGCTCCGCCGACCGGTACGCGGTGCGGGACCTGTCCTTCCGCGTCGAGAAGGGCCAGGTGCTCGGCCTCCTCGGCCCCAACGGCGCAGGCAAGACCACCACCCTGCGGATGCTCATGGGCCTGATCCGTCCCGACGCGGGCGAGATCAGGGTCTTCGGCCACGCGATCAGGCCGGGCGCGCCCGTCCTCTCCAGGGTCGGCGCGTTCGTCGAGGGTGCCGGATTCCTTCCTCACCTGTCGGGGCGCGACAACCTGGAGCTGTACTGGCAGGCCACCGGCCGTCCCGCGGCCGACGCGCACATCGAGGAGGCCCTGGAGATCGCCGGCCTCGGCGACGCGCTGGCCCGGGCGGTGCGCACCTACTCCCAGGGCATGCGCCAGCGGCTCGCCATCGCCCAGGCCATGCTGGGCATGCCGGACCTGCTCATCCTCGACGAGCCGACCAACGGCCTCGACCCGCCGCAGATCCGCGAGATGCGGGACGTGATGATCCGCTACGCCGAGGGCGGCCGGACCGTCATCGTCTCCAGCCACCTCCTCTCCGAGGTCGAGCAGTCCTGCACCCACCTGGTGGTCATGGACCGCGGCCGGCTCGTACAGGCCGGGCCGGTCGCGGAGATCACCGGCGAGAGCGACACCCTGCTCGTCACCACCGACGGCGAGGTGCCGGAGCAACTCGTCGAGAAGATCGCCGCTCTGCCCGGGATCGGTTCCGCGGTCCGCACCGGCGACGGGCTGCTCGTACGGCTCGACGGAGCGACCGCCACCGAGATGATCACCGAACTGGTGCGCATGGACGTGCCCCTGACGGGCGTGGGCCCGCACCGCCGCCTGGAGGACGCGTTCCTCACCCTGATCGGAGGTTCCGCATGA
- a CDS encoding ankyrin repeat domain-containing protein translates to MLTLDSQDPLALAVTGAVRDGDLGLLGRLLEEHPGLARARIVEVREGCGPGGRSLLHVVADWPGHFPGGPRTVAALVAAGADPGARFSGAHAETPLHWAASCNDVAVLDALVAAGADIEADGAVIGGGTPLADACGFGQWEAAYRLVELGARTTLEEAATLGLLDRVECCVTGPDAPTPEEITRAFWGACHGGQLATAQYLLARGAHIDQVGHGGMAPLDVARAQEEQQAQGARDVVAWLIDQGARTGSEMSE, encoded by the coding sequence ATGCTGACCCTCGATTCGCAGGACCCGCTCGCTCTCGCCGTCACCGGTGCCGTCCGGGACGGTGATCTCGGGCTGCTCGGACGGCTGCTCGAGGAACACCCGGGGCTTGCCCGGGCACGGATCGTCGAGGTGCGCGAGGGATGCGGGCCGGGTGGGCGGAGTCTGCTGCATGTCGTCGCCGACTGGCCCGGGCACTTCCCGGGAGGGCCGCGGACGGTCGCGGCCCTGGTCGCCGCCGGCGCCGATCCCGGGGCTCGGTTCAGCGGCGCCCACGCGGAGACACCGCTGCACTGGGCGGCGTCGTGCAACGACGTCGCCGTGCTGGACGCCCTCGTCGCGGCCGGAGCCGACATCGAGGCGGACGGGGCCGTCATCGGGGGCGGTACACCGCTCGCCGACGCCTGCGGGTTCGGGCAGTGGGAGGCCGCGTACCGGCTCGTCGAGCTCGGGGCGCGTACGACGCTCGAGGAGGCGGCCACCCTCGGCCTGCTCGACCGTGTCGAGTGCTGCGTCACGGGCCCGGACGCACCGACGCCCGAGGAGATCACACGCGCCTTCTGGGGCGCCTGCCACGGTGGGCAACTGGCCACGGCCCAGTACCTGCTGGCGCGTGGGGCGCACATCGACCAAGTGGGCCATGGCGGCATGGCGCCCCTCGACGTCGCCCGCGCACAGGAAGAACAACAGGCGCAGGGAGCCCGGGACGTCGTCGCCTGGCTGATCGACCAGGGGGCGCGCACAGGGTCGGAGATGTCGGAGTAG
- a CDS encoding nitroreductase family deazaflavin-dependent oxidoreductase: MARLPVHLYRIGLGPLFGRRLLLLIHTGRTSGLTRKTVIEVVESDRTGGSWTVASGFGPRAQWYRNLLHTPQATIQVGRRYYPVTARPVTPEEGGLLMARYAPRHPLAARWLCRFMGYEVDGSVADYRRVGESILFLRLEAAPGSF, translated from the coding sequence GTGGCCAGGCTGCCGGTCCACCTCTACCGGATCGGCCTCGGGCCCCTGTTCGGGCGGCGTCTGCTGCTGTTGATCCACACCGGCCGTACGTCGGGGCTGACCCGCAAGACGGTCATCGAGGTGGTGGAATCCGATCGGACCGGTGGATCGTGGACGGTGGCATCGGGCTTCGGACCGCGGGCCCAGTGGTACCGGAACCTTCTCCACACCCCGCAGGCCACCATCCAGGTCGGCCGCCGCTACTACCCGGTGACGGCCCGGCCGGTCACACCGGAGGAGGGCGGCCTGCTCATGGCCCGCTACGCGCCCCGCCATCCGCTCGCCGCCCGGTGGCTCTGCCGGTTCATGGGGTACGAGGTCGACGGCAGCGTGGCCGACTACCGTCGGGTGGGCGAGTCGATCCTGTTCCTGCGGCTCGAGGCGGCGCCCGGCAGTTTCTGA
- a CDS encoding MarR family transcriptional regulator, whose amino-acid sequence MTEPAHPSDSSREMDDVDAVTRAVLTASRLLVALSARSLATVEDRVTLPQFRLLVVLSLEGPAKLVVLADRLGVNPSTAMRMVDRLIAAGLADRQVNPDNRRETVLRLTTEGRRIVEDVTAQRRMEIAAIVERLDPSQRAALIGALAAFTDAGGEPAVPEGDGELYPLGWSDMGPRPGR is encoded by the coding sequence ATGACCGAACCAGCGCACCCCTCGGACTCCTCGCGGGAGATGGACGACGTCGACGCCGTGACCCGTGCGGTGCTGACCGCGTCCCGGCTGCTCGTCGCCCTCTCGGCCCGCTCGCTCGCCACCGTCGAGGACCGGGTGACGTTGCCGCAGTTCCGCCTGCTGGTCGTGCTGTCGCTGGAGGGGCCGGCCAAGCTGGTCGTACTCGCCGACCGGCTCGGTGTGAACCCGTCGACGGCCATGCGCATGGTGGACCGGCTGATCGCGGCGGGCCTGGCCGACCGGCAGGTCAACCCGGACAACCGGCGAGAGACGGTGCTGCGCCTGACGACGGAGGGCCGGCGCATCGTCGAGGACGTCACGGCCCAGCGCCGTATGGAGATCGCGGCGATCGTCGAACGGCTCGACCCGTCGCAGCGGGCCGCGCTCATCGGTGCCCTGGCCGCCTTCACGGACGCCGGCGGCGAACCGGCGGTGCCCGAGGGCGACGGCGAGCTGTACCCGCTGGGCTGGTCGGACATGGGGCCGCGCCCCGGCCGCTGA
- a CDS encoding DUF4142 domain-containing protein, which produces MRSNRRAARSKVSVRVVAMVTAAVAAAALVVVSLQTGSGEATAGTTATGGAAQHGAGHAGAGFSGATAAEAQGPQKVTEVDRTFLVKVRQAGLWEIPAGRLAQTHASSEAVKRAGLHLLDGHSKLDQLVREDAKILGVELPNEATEEQQGFVTQLENAQGAEFDRLFANLLRSSHGKIFATIAEVRAATQNDLIRRHARQANQTVLDHMEVLEDTGLVDAATFAEVEAAVAPK; this is translated from the coding sequence ATGCGTTCGAACCGACGTGCAGCACGCTCCAAGGTTTCCGTGCGGGTCGTCGCCATGGTCACCGCCGCCGTCGCCGCGGCCGCTCTGGTGGTCGTGTCGCTGCAGACGGGCAGCGGGGAGGCGACCGCAGGGACCACCGCGACGGGTGGGGCCGCCCAGCACGGCGCCGGTCACGCGGGCGCCGGATTCTCGGGGGCGACGGCCGCGGAGGCGCAGGGGCCGCAGAAGGTGACCGAGGTCGACCGGACGTTCCTGGTGAAGGTGCGTCAGGCGGGACTCTGGGAGATCCCCGCAGGACGGCTGGCCCAGACCCATGCCTCCAGTGAGGCCGTGAAGCGGGCCGGGCTGCATCTCCTCGACGGTCACAGCAAGCTCGACCAGCTCGTACGCGAGGACGCCAAGATCCTGGGTGTGGAGCTGCCCAACGAGGCCACCGAGGAGCAGCAGGGCTTCGTGACGCAGCTGGAGAACGCTCAGGGCGCCGAGTTCGACCGGCTCTTCGCGAACCTGCTGCGTTCCTCGCACGGCAAGATCTTCGCCACGATCGCCGAGGTCAGGGCCGCCACGCAGAACGACCTGATCCGCCGTCACGCCCGCCAGGCGAACCAGACGGTGCTGGACCACATGGAGGTCCTTGAGGACACCGGGCTCGTCGACGCCGCGACCTTCGCGGAGGTCGAGGCGGCGGTCGCGCCGAAGTGA